Proteins from one Salmonella bongori NCTC 12419 genomic window:
- a CDS encoding DUF554 domain-containing protein, with amino-acid sequence MVIGPFINAGAILFGGVFGTLLSQRLPERIRVSMTSIFGLCSLGIGILLVMKCANLPVMVLTTLVGALIGEFCFLEKGINSAVAKIQQIFMASGKKPTHESFIQSYVAIIVLFCASGTGIFGAMHEGMTGDPNILIAKSFLDFFTAIIFACSLGIAVSAICAPMLIIQLTLAACATLILPLTTPAMMGDFSAVGGLLLVATGLRVCGIKMFPVVNMLPALLLAMPISAAWAMFFA; translated from the coding sequence GTGGTAATTGGCCCTTTTATTAACGCTGGCGCAATCTTATTCGGCGGCGTTTTTGGCACGTTGCTAAGCCAACGTTTGCCAGAACGGATTCGTGTTTCTATGACGTCTATTTTTGGTTTGTGTTCTCTGGGGATTGGTATTCTGTTGGTTATGAAGTGCGCAAATCTTCCGGTGATGGTACTTACGACGCTAGTCGGCGCGCTTATCGGCGAGTTTTGTTTTCTGGAAAAAGGCATTAATAGCGCAGTAGCGAAAATACAACAAATCTTTATGGCATCGGGTAAAAAACCGACGCACGAATCATTTATTCAAAGCTACGTTGCCATTATTGTACTGTTTTGCGCCAGCGGCACCGGTATTTTCGGCGCGATGCATGAAGGGATGACTGGCGATCCAAACATCTTGATCGCTAAATCTTTTCTGGATTTTTTCACCGCTATTATTTTCGCCTGCTCGCTTGGTATCGCCGTTTCCGCGATTTGCGCGCCAATGTTAATTATCCAGTTAACGCTTGCCGCCTGCGCTACCCTCATTCTTCCGCTGACTACACCAGCCATGATGGGCGACTTTAGCGCGGTCGGTGGACTGTTGTTGGTGGCAACAGGCCTGCGCGTATGTGGAATCAAAATGTTTCCGGTGGTGAATATGCTCCCCGCCCTGTTGCTGGCAATGCCTATTTCTGCTGCCTGGGCGATGTTTTTCGCCTGA
- a CDS encoding DUF2169 family type VI secretion system accessory protein, whose amino-acid sequence MWRIQNQTSYAVERSWVRGRLGEEIWTVALKATFDIRPDGTTQLSSSQLPINTGPVLNSDNETLLYDTDFGPEKMATDIILNGHAWTPDGKPAPTIPVGLRIGNVTRLARIYGDRIWDGKRYKEPLPFDKLPLHYTRMSQGKYLTSCKDNFNPFGVSVETCPEIGISVLPNIEFYDDETPGFGALPRYWPGRLQFAGTYDERWQQEQAPLLPEDLDERYWQSTPPPLYAGGRLKGGETVYLGNLTPPGYGRDGLLVFELPRIVPAFRTQFYDGSVIRHQAKLHTIILETDFPRVSLVWHTALSCHHQVNQLESTTVSEKKRLFIRTKTLPTQFPEWEALL is encoded by the coding sequence ATGTGGCGAATACAAAATCAAACCTCTTATGCTGTAGAAAGGAGTTGGGTCAGAGGCCGGCTGGGAGAAGAAATATGGACTGTTGCACTTAAAGCCACATTTGACATTCGACCTGATGGAACAACTCAGTTATCTTCATCCCAACTACCTATTAATACAGGCCCGGTACTTAATAGTGACAACGAAACACTATTGTACGATACCGATTTTGGCCCAGAAAAAATGGCTACCGACATTATTCTTAATGGACATGCCTGGACTCCTGATGGAAAACCTGCCCCGACAATACCTGTAGGACTTAGAATCGGTAATGTTACCCGGCTTGCCCGGATTTACGGCGACAGAATCTGGGATGGTAAGCGCTACAAAGAACCATTGCCATTTGATAAATTGCCACTTCATTACACCAGAATGAGTCAGGGAAAATATCTTACTTCCTGTAAGGATAATTTTAACCCTTTTGGCGTTTCCGTTGAAACCTGTCCGGAAATAGGGATATCAGTCCTGCCTAATATTGAATTTTATGATGACGAAACACCCGGATTTGGAGCCTTGCCACGATACTGGCCGGGGCGTCTGCAGTTTGCCGGTACTTACGATGAACGCTGGCAACAGGAACAGGCTCCTTTGCTGCCGGAAGACCTGGATGAACGTTACTGGCAAAGCACACCACCACCGCTGTACGCTGGAGGAAGGCTGAAAGGTGGCGAAACAGTTTATCTGGGAAACCTGACACCACCAGGTTATGGCAGAGATGGATTGCTTGTTTTCGAACTGCCCCGCATTGTCCCGGCATTTAGAACTCAGTTTTATGATGGGAGTGTAATAAGACATCAGGCGAAACTGCACACTATCATCCTTGAAACTGATTTTCCCCGTGTCAGTCTTGTCTGGCATACAGCCCTCTCCTGCCATCATCAGGTAAATCAGCTTGAATCCACAACAGTCTCTGAAAAGAAACGTCTCTTCATCAGAACCAAAACACTTCCCACGCAGTTTCCGGAATGGGAGGCTCTGTTATGA
- a CDS encoding DUF4150 domain-containing protein produces MITININGLTLCHKGSGGISHNTLPDVCKTPPFGVPVPYENEAYSADLIKGTTSVFADGGNMIAHVGSQFARSVFDEAGSMGGILSGTNMAETEWISHSFDVFFEKKPACRLTDKLFMNHRNTVNMAGEIQAPIEAMPEVKYLCQVICTCDASPTTSASGKTDLKEFCVETTLLNEKNPFNTIKPEIPYDMTKTPPRPLLNREALKDGIIRPSEYLPKRMKIEKLKPAKANGGIYQVRVPDAVIMRNPAIPDLTAPNLKAVVEIKFDQAWDQFKSGIMD; encoded by the coding sequence ATGATAACGATTAATATCAACGGGCTGACATTATGCCATAAGGGCAGCGGCGGCATCAGCCATAACACACTGCCTGATGTGTGCAAAACTCCCCCTTTTGGCGTCCCGGTTCCCTATGAAAATGAAGCCTATTCTGCCGATCTGATAAAGGGTACTACCAGCGTATTTGCCGATGGCGGAAATATGATCGCACACGTTGGCTCCCAATTTGCACGCAGTGTGTTTGATGAAGCAGGAAGTATGGGGGGAATACTCTCAGGGACGAATATGGCTGAGACTGAATGGATATCACATTCGTTTGATGTGTTTTTTGAAAAGAAACCCGCATGCAGACTGACGGATAAGTTGTTTATGAATCACCGGAACACGGTGAATATGGCAGGAGAAATTCAGGCTCCAATTGAAGCGATGCCAGAAGTGAAGTATCTCTGCCAGGTTATCTGCACGTGTGATGCAAGCCCAACAACATCTGCATCAGGAAAGACGGACTTAAAAGAATTTTGTGTAGAAACAACTCTTTTAAATGAAAAAAATCCTTTCAATACAATTAAACCAGAAATTCCATATGATATGACTAAAACTCCACCGAGACCATTGCTTAACAGAGAAGCACTTAAGGATGGTATAATACGCCCTAGTGAATATCTTCCTAAACGAATGAAGATAGAAAAATTGAAACCCGCAAAAGCTAACGGTGGTATATATCAAGTGCGGGTCCCTGATGCAGTAATAATGCGTAATCCAGCAATTCCTGATTTGACGGCACCAAATCTTAAAGCTGTCGTTGAAATAAAGTTCGATCAAGCCTGGGACCAATTCAAATCAGGGATTATGGACTGA
- a CDS encoding GPW/gp25 family protein: protein MRMPTLSVALFDRLMVERINPHELVRQKLMYLFNSRASADGKTLPTLLTQGMPEWHGLNVGDTRVLNWFCRELRAAILCNEPEIKALRVKVKNVNHQTLALYLEAIIQDVSAPLKMEITYQNGRWRQLLPERTETD from the coding sequence ATGAGGATGCCAACGCTTTCGGTCGCGCTATTTGACAGGCTCATGGTGGAGAGGATAAACCCACATGAATTAGTACGGCAGAAGCTGATGTATTTATTCAATTCTCGCGCTTCGGCGGATGGTAAAACACTGCCAACACTACTCACCCAGGGAATGCCGGAATGGCACGGATTAAATGTCGGTGATACACGGGTTCTCAACTGGTTTTGCCGTGAGCTCCGCGCTGCTATTTTGTGCAATGAACCAGAAATCAAGGCGCTGAGAGTAAAAGTAAAGAATGTTAACCATCAGACACTGGCATTGTATCTGGAAGCAATAATACAAGATGTATCTGCACCATTAAAAATGGAAATAACCTACCAGAACGGCAGATGGCGCCAGTTATTGCCGGAGAGGACAGAGACTGACTAA
- a CDS encoding Hcp family type VI secretion system effector, whose product MDAIFLKRDVIKGESQTEGLEDQREDMSYRHTVVTQVTNAVSGDPGDTLLDTMLTSFAKIQRQIAARKSEGAQQDFTSSAWILAMGQKGE is encoded by the coding sequence ATGGATGCGATTTTTTTAAAGCGCGATGTTATCAAAGGCGAAAGCCAGACTGAGGGACTGGAGGACCAGAGAGAAGATATGTCTTACCGCCACACTGTGGTTACGCAGGTAACTAACGCTGTTAGCGGTGACCCCGGCGATACATTGTTGGACACGATGTTGACGAGTTTCGCGAAAATCCAACGACAAATCGCTGCCCGGAAATCAGAAGGTGCCCAACAGGATTTCACCTCGTCAGCATGGATTTTGGCGATGGGTCAGAAAGGGGAATGA
- a CDS encoding type VI immunity family protein codes for MQDVNKTQDILSDDQIKELGKLDDIAIKGINAIAARISLGLEIYIPPRDTHILYPQLEALFEDYYSRFTSHINYYGLPPTGRILKITPNFLTTMRKKLENYNYKGHYNPYLFFDDRMKGRLFNASPWNGLFWGQPFEENELSPVWATMALKKNESDLHIDTLFDMTLQWCNKIKPAHGNAGLYFCPTIGRTGAKYYYSLMQRHPGIDHLNRVDFVHAAQGKFNGIKGVNWITILSDGIVEELGGLKYCKKQVEPECHVEKWKGGIIIIAGPLPQCGDNYNNFIPERYRKVAALTRPVRLNDYRGRKFLGLKEPFDNDAELEKWIKRFD; via the coding sequence ATGCAGGACGTGAATAAAACACAGGATATACTGAGTGATGATCAGATAAAAGAATTAGGCAAACTTGACGATATCGCTATTAAAGGTATAAACGCAATAGCCGCCAGGATTAGTCTCGGACTAGAAATATACATACCACCTAGGGATACGCATATTCTCTACCCTCAATTGGAAGCGTTGTTTGAAGACTATTACTCTCGCTTTACCTCTCATATTAATTATTATGGACTCCCGCCCACTGGAAGAATATTGAAGATTACACCAAACTTTCTTACAACAATGCGCAAAAAACTTGAAAACTATAATTATAAAGGTCACTATAACCCGTATTTGTTTTTCGATGATCGCATGAAAGGGAGGCTTTTCAATGCCTCGCCGTGGAATGGTTTATTCTGGGGCCAGCCATTTGAAGAAAATGAGCTTTCACCTGTCTGGGCAACAATGGCGCTAAAAAAGAATGAAAGCGACCTGCATATTGATACCCTTTTTGACATGACATTACAGTGGTGTAATAAGATAAAACCTGCACATGGTAATGCTGGTCTTTATTTCTGCCCTACAATTGGCAGAACTGGAGCAAAGTATTATTACTCCCTAATGCAACGTCATCCTGGAATTGATCATTTAAACAGGGTGGATTTTGTGCATGCCGCACAGGGGAAATTTAATGGAATTAAAGGAGTTAACTGGATTACTATTCTGAGTGATGGAATCGTAGAAGAGCTGGGTGGTTTGAAATATTGTAAAAAGCAAGTAGAACCCGAATGTCATGTTGAGAAATGGAAAGGTGGAATTATTATAATAGCAGGACCACTGCCTCAGTGTGGAGATAATTATAATAACTTCATTCCCGAACGATATAGAAAAGTTGCCGCGCTAACTCGTCCCGTACGACTTAATGATTATCGTGGTCGTAAATTTTTAGGGCTTAAGGAACCCTTTGACAACGATGCTGAATTGGAAAAATGGATAAAACGTTTTGATTAA
- a CDS encoding type VI secretion system Vgr family protein, translating into MSSKGLRFTLEVDGLMQTATAVTAFSLYQSHSTPFVLEADIASGLPDLVAADFLEKNAILTLWQGTEALRHVSGIISEVSLGENNHWQMRYHLTIVPPLWRCGLRQNFRIFQQQDIRTISSTLLSENGVTAWTPVFYDPHPAREFCVQYGETDLAFLTRLWAEEGIFYFDWHAPEGPAQKLVLCDDAAGVSSLGEIPFNPDTATEVSTACISGFRYRARTGPSSVEIQDYTFRTPAWPGYYSHAAENLNGQFTRYEIFDYPGRFKDESHGRAFARYRTEGWRHDTETAACTSHSPALCPGKRFTLTGHPSGTLNREWQVVSCVLTGSQPQALHGSQPQALHGSPDEGTTLENHFDVIPADRTWRAPPLPKPAVDGPQSAIVTGPAGEEIFCDEHGRVRVRFHWDRYCPGNEDSSCWIRVSQAWAGTGFGHLAIPRVGQEVIVDFLNGDPDQPIIMGRTYHQDNRSPGSLPGTKTQMTIRSKTYKGDGFNELRFEDATDNEQVYIHAQKNMDTEVLHDKTTTVDHDHTETVKNNQKVTVGVGQTVSVGSKKEGGHDQTVTVAHDQSVSVGNDQTLNVTNDRKKEVGNNQDSKVVGDDTEKIEKSQNITVGKDYTLTVTDSLTIKVGECVLKMNKDGTIMLNGVKIQFKADDSIKGVASTVHFN; encoded by the coding sequence GTGTCTTCAAAAGGACTGCGTTTTACTCTTGAAGTCGACGGGCTGATGCAGACAGCCACCGCTGTCACGGCCTTCAGCCTTTACCAGTCACATTCCACGCCTTTTGTCCTTGAGGCCGACATCGCCAGCGGCCTCCCTGACCTTGTGGCAGCCGACTTCCTCGAAAAGAATGCCATACTGACCCTCTGGCAGGGAACTGAGGCTCTGCGCCATGTCAGCGGTATCATCAGCGAAGTCTCGCTCGGCGAAAACAACCACTGGCAGATGCGCTATCACCTCACCATTGTCCCTCCCCTCTGGCGCTGCGGCCTGCGACAGAACTTCCGTATCTTCCAGCAGCAGGATATCCGGACCATCTCCTCCACCCTGCTCAGTGAAAACGGCGTCACGGCGTGGACACCGGTATTTTATGACCCGCATCCGGCACGTGAGTTCTGCGTACAGTACGGCGAAACCGACCTCGCCTTCCTGACCCGCCTGTGGGCGGAGGAAGGTATCTTTTACTTTGACTGGCACGCCCCGGAAGGCCCGGCGCAGAAACTGGTCCTCTGCGACGATGCCGCCGGGGTGTCATCGCTGGGGGAGATACCCTTTAACCCTGATACCGCCACGGAAGTCTCCACCGCCTGTATCAGCGGTTTCCGGTACCGGGCGCGCACCGGGCCCTCCTCCGTTGAAATCCAGGACTACACCTTCAGGACACCCGCCTGGCCGGGTTATTACAGCCACGCCGCTGAAAACCTCAACGGCCAGTTTACCCGGTATGAAATCTTTGATTATCCGGGCCGCTTCAAGGACGAGTCCCATGGCCGGGCGTTTGCACGCTACCGGACTGAAGGCTGGCGGCATGATACGGAGACCGCCGCCTGCACCAGCCATTCACCGGCACTGTGCCCGGGCAAACGCTTCACCCTGACCGGACATCCCTCAGGGACGCTGAACCGTGAATGGCAGGTAGTGAGCTGTGTGCTGACCGGCAGCCAGCCGCAGGCGCTGCACGGCAGCCAGCCGCAGGCGCTGCACGGCAGCCCTGACGAAGGCACCACCCTGGAAAACCACTTTGATGTCATCCCGGCCGACAGAACCTGGCGCGCCCCTCCCCTGCCCAAACCCGCCGTGGACGGCCCCCAGAGCGCCATTGTCACCGGGCCCGCGGGCGAGGAAATCTTCTGTGATGAGCATGGCCGCGTGCGGGTGCGTTTTCACTGGGACCGTTACTGTCCGGGAAATGAGGACAGCTCCTGCTGGATACGGGTGTCGCAGGCCTGGGCAGGTACCGGGTTTGGTCACCTCGCCATTCCGCGCGTGGGCCAGGAAGTGATTGTGGACTTCCTCAACGGTGACCCGGACCAGCCCATCATCATGGGACGCACCTACCACCAGGACAACCGTTCACCGGGCAGCCTGCCGGGGACGAAAACACAGATGACCATCCGCTCGAAAACCTACAAGGGCGACGGGTTTAACGAGCTGCGCTTTGAGGATGCGACGGATAATGAGCAGGTCTATATCCATGCGCAGAAGAACATGGACACCGAGGTGCTGCACGACAAAACCACCACGGTAGACCACGACCACACGGAGACGGTGAAGAACAACCAGAAGGTAACGGTGGGCGTGGGACAGACTGTCAGCGTGGGGAGTAAAAAGGAAGGCGGTCATGACCAGACGGTGACGGTGGCTCATGACCAGAGCGTAAGCGTCGGCAATGACCAGACACTGAACGTGACCAATGATCGCAAAAAAGAGGTGGGTAATAACCAGGACAGTAAGGTAGTCGGCGACGACACGGAGAAAATAGAGAAGTCACAGAATATTACGGTTGGAAAAGATTACACCCTGACGGTAACTGACAGCCTGACCATCAAAGTTGGGGAATGTGTTCTGAAAATGAACAAAGACGGCACCATCATGCTGAATGGTGTAAAAATCCAGTTTAAGGCGGACGACAGTATTAAGGGCGTTGCCAGTACCGTTCATTTCAACTGA
- a CDS encoding type VI immunity family protein — protein sequence MNDKIKSLLDSNYISELVPRDKDGYDLSAFVYYFSFFFPNGYKKEYRNKTIKVCKEYWALCGNKLKWMTSSGHQWKKIPENYDLQQWSSTYPTDDWCWQMTFHSGRIRYESSPYCINGVGDTTETHGTSYLYLCVPVTWFSENSEQHPIQLYLRWAEILKARHGTSGIGIFPAYDMSKRSQSFGMASTLSRYFPGIEICDFLQSVPAGGGVLSPNWLNLLDNDYLDELGGYDAVSENIQGSSAQIHKYDGGVIISASEYPQLCENGEPLTVPEDYRIMSRILKPIRSKQAFGCWGVDTEHSLEWRNRMD from the coding sequence ATGAATGATAAAATAAAATCACTACTTGATTCAAATTACATTAGCGAATTAGTGCCCAGAGATAAAGATGGTTATGATCTTTCTGCTTTTGTTTATTACTTCAGTTTCTTCTTTCCTAATGGTTACAAGAAAGAATACAGAAATAAAACCATTAAGGTTTGTAAGGAATATTGGGCATTATGTGGCAATAAACTAAAATGGATGACGAGCTCTGGTCATCAGTGGAAGAAAATCCCAGAGAATTATGATTTGCAACAATGGTCTTCAACTTATCCAACCGATGACTGGTGTTGGCAGATGACTTTCCATTCTGGACGGATAAGATATGAATCGTCGCCATATTGCATCAACGGCGTCGGTGATACTACCGAAACACATGGTACCAGTTATTTATATTTATGCGTCCCTGTTACCTGGTTTTCTGAAAATTCAGAACAGCATCCGATACAACTTTATTTACGTTGGGCTGAAATACTAAAAGCCAGGCATGGCACTTCGGGCATTGGTATTTTTCCAGCGTATGATATGTCAAAAAGAAGTCAATCGTTTGGTATGGCAAGTACGCTGTCACGATATTTCCCCGGAATTGAAATATGCGATTTCCTTCAATCTGTTCCAGCCGGGGGAGGCGTTCTTTCTCCAAACTGGCTTAATCTGTTGGATAATGATTATTTAGACGAATTAGGTGGTTATGATGCCGTTTCAGAAAATATTCAAGGAAGTAGCGCACAAATTCACAAGTATGATGGCGGTGTAATTATTTCTGCATCTGAATATCCACAGTTGTGTGAAAATGGTGAACCATTAACTGTTCCAGAAGATTACCGCATAATGTCCAGAATACTAAAACCAATACGGAGCAAACAAGCTTTTGGATGCTGGGGAGTGGATACGGAGCATTCGCTGGAATGGCGAAACAGGATGGACTAA
- a CDS encoding DUF4150 domain-containing protein, which translates to MAITININGLTLCHKGSGGISHNTLPDVCKTPPFGTPVPYENEAYSADLVKGTTSVSADSGNMIAIVGSQFARSVFDEPGAMGGMISGTNMAETDWISHSFDVFFEKKPACRLTDKLFMNHRNTVNMAGLCQNPLKENVLESKICDAICKCRNRVAREFRQKIKMFTEAPAIGLAQELLGRFLGVNSELPKTGDKVKTGPRQKCFAQQFNQSGQSDTWAGATPQDPCYLTEVPYIIDKSKLIQNRADGRSTFPGGPQAPASVKYAVRDVARHLGPRKIVIWDLVVLKNSALSARWKNIEQIIEIKFDGDTLTKNQQEALKTKMSKKVRIIDENKCHCDDKDEEEKEKALYKVENLLRQLNDSARKIFGTAPGGFGTPFPIPSLF; encoded by the coding sequence ATGGCAATAACGATTAATATCAACGGACTGACACTTTGCCATAAAGGCAGTGGAGGTATCAGTCATAACACTCTGCCAGATGTATGCAAAACTCCCCCTTTTGGAACTCCGGTTCCTTACGAGAATGAAGCCTATTCAGCCGATCTGGTAAAAGGAACTACCAGCGTATCTGCCGATAGCGGAAATATGATTGCCATCGTTGGCTCTCAGTTTGCACGAAGCGTATTTGACGAACCAGGTGCTATGGGCGGAATGATTTCCGGGACAAACATGGCGGAAACTGACTGGATATCACACTCATTTGATGTTTTTTTTGAAAAAAAACCAGCCTGCCGTTTAACAGATAAGCTATTTATGAATCACCGGAACACGGTAAATATGGCAGGGTTATGCCAAAACCCATTAAAAGAAAACGTATTGGAATCTAAAATTTGTGATGCTATATGTAAATGTCGAAATCGTGTTGCCCGTGAGTTTCGACAAAAAATTAAAATGTTCACAGAGGCTCCAGCTATTGGCCTTGCGCAAGAACTATTGGGACGCTTTTTAGGCGTAAATTCAGAGCTACCAAAAACGGGCGACAAAGTAAAAACAGGCCCTCGTCAAAAGTGTTTTGCACAACAGTTTAATCAGAGTGGACAAAGCGACACGTGGGCAGGAGCGACTCCGCAAGATCCATGTTATCTTACAGAAGTTCCTTACATAATAGACAAGAGTAAGCTGATCCAAAACCGTGCTGATGGACGTTCTACTTTCCCCGGGGGCCCCCAGGCTCCGGCGTCAGTGAAATATGCGGTCAGAGACGTAGCAAGACATTTAGGCCCGAGGAAAATAGTTATCTGGGATCTTGTTGTTCTAAAAAACTCGGCGTTATCTGCCAGATGGAAGAATATTGAACAGATCATCGAGATTAAGTTTGATGGTGATACTCTTACTAAAAATCAGCAAGAAGCTCTAAAAACAAAGATGAGCAAAAAAGTCCGTATAATTGATGAAAATAAGTGTCATTGCGACGACAAAGATGAAGAGGAGAAAGAAAAAGCACTGTACAAGGTAGAAAACCTTCTACGACAACTCAATGATTCTGCACGAAAAATTTTTGGCACAGCTCCGGGGGGATTTGGCACTCCTTTTCCAATACCATCATTATTCTAG
- a CDS encoding type VI immunity family protein, with translation MINLNDSIKTFSDYRLEDNGSILFEPCFCITLFSIEMVTKTHVPESLLTPYRKFLEAFGSSVNRILFDGNQKHGVKITDERLNIPYDWLADSRKRIKHNAFADIYFGTANKLERKLPRLDWYYKQATPEINKPASSYYRILLPLNWLAEQGLKGVEAFIREIIGDFPLSFGYAGFALSFNDGEVLSRKDLEYYLGQWLERHPGIMSPDPSIESQWASKTAGITSIGWITFLGTEFTTQTGGHDELKRRLALFPDIQVTPFIQQGTMIRIGEAPILGDTFHNNLLDNYHAVGNVLSPLHKISKRLKTDYLHVTGIKGKEAREKWFNRFFI, from the coding sequence ATGATTAATTTAAATGATAGTATCAAAACCTTCTCTGATTATCGATTGGAGGATAATGGTAGCATATTATTTGAACCCTGTTTCTGCATTACCTTATTCAGTATTGAGATGGTGACAAAAACACATGTTCCAGAAAGTCTACTGACGCCATACAGAAAGTTCCTGGAAGCATTTGGGAGTAGCGTTAACAGAATATTATTTGATGGTAACCAAAAGCATGGAGTGAAAATTACTGATGAAAGACTAAATATTCCTTATGACTGGTTAGCCGACTCAAGAAAAAGAATAAAGCATAATGCTTTCGCAGATATCTATTTTGGAACAGCTAATAAATTAGAACGAAAATTACCACGTCTAGACTGGTATTACAAACAGGCTACTCCTGAGATAAACAAACCAGCTAGCAGCTACTACAGAATATTACTCCCATTAAACTGGCTTGCAGAACAAGGTCTAAAAGGTGTTGAGGCATTTATCAGAGAAATCATCGGTGATTTTCCCTTATCGTTCGGCTATGCAGGTTTTGCCCTGTCTTTTAATGATGGTGAAGTACTGAGCCGTAAAGATCTAGAATATTATCTAGGGCAGTGGCTTGAACGCCATCCGGGAATTATGTCACCAGACCCTTCGATCGAGTCACAATGGGCATCAAAAACAGCCGGGATCACCAGTATTGGATGGATAACCTTTTTAGGTACAGAATTTACTACCCAGACAGGAGGACACGATGAACTAAAGCGGAGATTAGCTTTGTTTCCCGATATACAGGTGACTCCCTTCATTCAACAGGGGACGATGATCCGTATTGGTGAAGCCCCTATATTAGGTGATACATTTCATAATAATCTACTTGATAATTATCATGCCGTCGGAAACGTTTTATCTCCTCTCCATAAGATATCAAAGAGACTAAAAACTGATTATTTGCATGTAACCGGAATTAAGGGCAAAGAGGCTCGTGAAAAATGGTTTAATCGTTTTTTTATTTAA